A part of Oncorhynchus clarkii lewisi isolate Uvic-CL-2024 chromosome 17, UVic_Ocla_1.0, whole genome shotgun sequence genomic DNA contains:
- the LOC139369637 gene encoding UPF0450 protein C17orf58 homolog gives MTVIILLLLVLGFSFSDAEDNELFSVISTPPEKGQSVLPDPGQNQSTRLGAKDPSLTINEPLEKSSKAGDPKYALHPLPSGVWPKHSDPRPGPHNKSKKGPKNDRLIEHNSEKNRGEASLALPKTPLTAATNRTQKVNVDPYRDPHTYFNNPPQIDPDSHPNSRPRGQPHIHPATSPRRDPPTRKLDPEENRPGGKSSLYQSGGANRNNSRSSVLLNRRSSSLLYHFDILKRESDFTHEAVCMSECRKEKEERDHYCYSEFAINGIVHDIDMVRKGIRLITLMVSSDGFYKMSRLYVTPDSFFLKVRLLVLDTYKCSKPCPDIKLGSRYIVMGQIYHRRRHLPNDLLALLGGKLKPGDGLLRSNNYVKRFNKRRHQKALEATRSKCR, from the exons ATGACAGTGATTATTCTACTCCTGCTGGTACTTGGGTTTAGTTTTTCTGACGCGGAGGACAATG AGCTGTTCTCCGTGATAAGCACCCCCCCTGAGAAGGGCCAGAGTGTTTTACCCGACCCTGGCCAGAACCAGAGCACAAGGCTAGGGGCCAAAGACCCCTCTCTCACCATCAACGAGCCCCTGGAAAAGAGCAGCAAAGCTGGAGACCCCAAGTACGCCCTCCACCCCCTTCCCTCTGGGGTCTGGCCCAAGCACAGTGACCCTCGCCCCGGCCCCCACAACAAGAGCAAGAAGGGCCCTAAAAATGACCGCCTGATTGAGCACAACAGCGAGAAGAACCGCGGCGAGGCCAGTCTAGCACTTCCCAAAACGCCACTTACCGCTGCTACCAACCGCACACAAAAAGTAAACGTGGACCCTTACCGAGACCCCCACACTTACTTCAACAACCCCCCGCAGATTGACCCGGACAGTCACCCCAACTCCAGACCCAGGGGCCAGCCCCACATTCACCCAGCCACCTCCCCTCGCAGGGACCCCCCAACCAGAAAGCTGGACCCGGAGGAGAATCGCCCTGGTGGGAAGTCCAGTCTGTACCAGTCTGGCGGCGCCAACCGGAATAACAGCCGCTCATCTGTGCTCCTCAACCGTCGCTCCTCCAGCCTGCTCTACCACTTCGACATCCTGAAACGAG AGTCTGACTTCACTCACGAGGCCGTCTGCATGAGTGAGTgcaggaaggagaaggaggagagagaccacTACTGCTACAGTGAATttg CCATCAATGGGATCGTTCATGACATAGACATGGTGCGTAAGGGGATTAGACTCATCACACTGATGGTGAGCAGCGATGGCTTCTACAAGATGAGCCGCCTCTACGTCACTCCAGACAGCTTCTTTCTCAAAGTGCGTCTCCTAGTCCTGGACACCTACAAATGTAGCAAGCCTTGTCCTGACATCAAACTAG GTAGCCGGTACATTGTAATGGGCCAGATCTACCACCGGAGGCGCCACCTTCCCAATGACCTTCTGGCCCTACTGGGGGGCAAACTGAAGCCAGGCGACGGCCTCCTGCGCAGCAACAACTACGTCAAGCGCTTCAACAAGAGGAGACACCAGAAAGCCCTGGAGGCTACCCGCTCCAAGTGTAGGTGA